A region of Mycoplasmopsis bovirhinis DNA encodes the following proteins:
- a CDS encoding PDxFFG protein yields MKKLSLKTKVLLSAGLITLVSGSTVGGMFAYAKNSDELNGTYSGFTQRELRNDFSQIRDEQNKLKPEIAILNPSKSRIVATVNETYDKFAFVTDPKTWYDFDQFFKIYYELFNESFILQVKYGSFSFYNEYVLAVKPKQFIEFTLWFFNNVSWGPDLLTLDSFRIVQGVEQNGNSITLGSHASLHKESSEIKFFPDAFFGSMPIYSTSQGQGNAVDALTYSLFDDKVSKANLDSFLENIPAATALKNNSGKYFVKLNNPTNLIGQEFLVLPNEAKKETDFALTQQEKAEGHGTFVIPTNSTVDSLKTFIKNNFLDENEGNKYLEIFKNSSNANAQRKFQKAKVVNVQLNQVQTTMSIVFEFGDGTQHTYVMKSEDKDPFWFSAYETFKTILDANLKSFLDFYDYESYVQNSDKSKKKFWIFKNGNKQALYQTRTEALDKNKKAIKDSNLNNKIDEHVFEIELESFSVVDGVFKAQFNKNINIEFDAKNLTDDVLNAFDEFKAAIGYRGSISPAALQYGPEDVTMVDAEGKQLKGLETRQYQVYVETYNGLINRVLRKYPHLKVKLNGPHIVKKLNKDYVYEYSIEEGDFYGLSDSDRIGIPLLLAASLDDFDGLPTDFLKYVGAHEYGHHFTLDSSQALNDNSKAVLVGGLSTNRGINESSYYSIDALRNYLNARTNLEVTRVNSLGNESEKGSFLKFTYIKNDGTKYVETKEDIWGSADNDRQNIANIINNPKRRFLQDFEGIQKAAKLRDVKLGDLFIANSFDEESGTLNPYIGGILKSFSGTKDNFQFEDVVIGKLLASLKDGLGTNLTEKAVQINPNNPNEYSLNPVTFGQNEAGNTVVRAINMFDLNGNPVINVPLNTPLTQAELTYVQTRIATIRKSFQDLITRTVSESGWNTGNTIITADPKLNLVGFFNRVHSKTLLDKYLSRTNQAEINPDYNNIFAQNNTRNAFEYTAIDNSNNLVSQVFDLLNSSVPHLNQSQHNFSYYYLSQSNNVYAFVDKQSDNNYAIKASYTMPRTTWSDLHIESYIRHNNLINYLARQGTYINSQMQVAFHVNFSGIFTGMRNVNSQIKYNFLFLNDNNQLQDPELFFQYSKNKEYVDKNFKKIVLNNLKGRLTLTNGKSLYEAYPEGKFALITDAGKTNKSPAFTSLADLFEYISIDYSKAKLVDAATETYNWDIDYVKTKIDFDLFKAAAANEQGISEILNYEQLLANEIMERFIKSHHFGFVKNFNPAKELLNNSAIFSKRYGVTFDDPQFTRSFVLDKTVTPTKASSVKVFDVKDIQDMFVKYVQENFGISHPDKVEEIVNNLNSQDLWRLLGNSMWFDYLGITGENQEIYYSLFSDGNPSSDVINYNLTRVEPLVNDKFTDYVYSLSETLTRDYVQTTYIPSWDDFGGLPSYVKGVNEAQTGLDYVIDATRLAFWKDRQNNQKSISDSVYALLNAQYLENKKYVTQKTFYQNLLDRKADYEKYKEYDDAVSNNGKLVNGQRVSFANEDEKKEYENLRNAQLAKLTSIDAQSSLKATLEQLRTLGRALPDAESFMSYGETRNSSYFGNLLSKNNGYFKDRFQKLTIGMELYDDLGNEVIDNTIRLKDFEGNAITSRPKAFFISQLLNYGVGSRNISGIFRHRGMDAVAMYGYIKNDLASKVKFVKFTDLETQEVKYLPINISKTNNIFYLQKQGDANSKVHLEDLGYTSWVSDYGIMGKYRDALLLPKHSYILEFVDEKYNFVANFSLGDLETISENGKTSSQAPIKITNQLDNNNQKTGKAVISIDYQFNITG; encoded by the coding sequence ATGAAAAAATTAAGTTTAAAAACCAAAGTTCTATTATCTGCAGGTTTAATTACCTTAGTATCTGGTTCAACAGTTGGAGGTATGTTTGCTTATGCTAAAAATTCTGATGAACTTAATGGAACTTATTCAGGATTCACTCAACGAGAATTAAGAAATGATTTTTCTCAAATTCGCGATGAACAAAATAAGCTAAAACCTGAAATTGCTATTCTTAACCCGTCAAAGTCAAGAATCGTTGCAACAGTTAATGAAACATATGACAAATTTGCCTTTGTTACTGACCCTAAGACATGATATGATTTTGACCAGTTTTTCAAAATTTATTATGAACTTTTTAATGAAAGTTTTATTTTACAAGTTAAGTATGGTTCATTTAGTTTTTACAATGAATATGTTCTAGCCGTTAAACCAAAACAATTCATTGAATTTACTTTATGATTTTTTAACAATGTTTCATGAGGCCCAGACCTTTTAACACTTGATAGTTTTAGAATTGTCCAAGGAGTTGAGCAAAATGGTAATTCAATTACTTTAGGTTCACATGCTTCATTACATAAAGAAAGTAGTGAAATTAAATTCTTCCCTGATGCTTTCTTTGGTTCAATGCCAATTTATTCAACTAGCCAAGGACAAGGTAATGCTGTTGATGCACTAACATATTCATTGTTTGATGACAAGGTATCTAAAGCCAATTTAGATAGTTTCTTAGAAAATATTCCAGCTGCCACTGCCTTAAAAAATAATAGTGGTAAATATTTTGTAAAACTAAATAATCCAACTAATTTAATTGGACAGGAGTTTTTAGTTTTACCAAATGAAGCTAAGAAAGAAACTGATTTTGCCTTAACCCAACAAGAAAAGGCTGAGGGACATGGAACTTTTGTTATTCCAACTAATAGTACAGTAGACAGTTTGAAAACATTTATTAAAAATAACTTCTTAGACGAAAATGAAGGTAACAAATATTTAGAGATTTTTAAAAATTCATCTAATGCAAATGCACAAAGAAAATTCCAAAAAGCTAAAGTTGTTAATGTCCAACTTAATCAAGTGCAAACAACTATGAGTATTGTTTTTGAATTTGGGGATGGAACTCAACATACATATGTAATGAAATCAGAAGATAAAGATCCATTTTGATTCTCTGCATATGAAACATTTAAAACAATTTTAGATGCAAACTTAAAAAGCTTCCTTGATTTTTATGATTACGAATCATATGTGCAAAATTCAGATAAAAGTAAGAAAAAATTTTGAATTTTTAAAAACGGTAATAAACAAGCTTTATATCAAACAAGAACTGAAGCTTTAGATAAAAATAAAAAGGCTATTAAAGATAGCAACCTAAATAATAAAATTGATGAACATGTCTTTGAAATTGAGCTTGAATCTTTTTCAGTTGTTGATGGTGTTTTCAAAGCTCAATTTAACAAGAATATAAACATTGAATTTGATGCTAAAAATTTAACTGATGATGTGCTTAATGCTTTTGATGAGTTCAAAGCTGCAATTGGTTACCGTGGATCTATTAGTCCTGCTGCTTTACAATATGGACCAGAAGACGTTACGATGGTTGATGCAGAGGGTAAACAACTTAAAGGATTAGAAACTCGTCAATACCAAGTGTACGTTGAAACATACAATGGATTAATAAACCGAGTATTACGTAAATATCCTCATTTAAAAGTCAAACTTAATGGTCCACACATTGTGAAAAAATTAAATAAGGATTATGTTTACGAGTATTCGATTGAAGAAGGTGATTTTTATGGTCTTAGTGATTCAGACCGCATCGGAATTCCTTTACTCTTAGCTGCTAGCTTAGATGATTTTGATGGTCTACCAACAGATTTCTTAAAATATGTTGGAGCACATGAATATGGTCACCACTTTACTTTAGATTCAAGCCAGGCTTTAAATGATAATTCTAAAGCTGTTCTTGTGGGAGGTCTTTCAACTAACAGGGGAATAAACGAATCTTCATATTATTCAATAGATGCTTTAAGAAATTACTTAAATGCTCGTACTAACCTTGAAGTTACGAGAGTTAACTCGCTTGGTAATGAGAGTGAAAAAGGAAGCTTCTTAAAATTCACTTACATTAAGAATGATGGAACTAAATATGTTGAAACTAAAGAAGATATTTGAGGTTCAGCAGATAATGACCGTCAAAATATTGCAAATATTATTAATAATCCTAAACGTAGATTCTTACAAGATTTTGAAGGAATACAAAAAGCAGCTAAACTTCGTGATGTGAAGTTAGGCGATTTATTTATTGCTAATTCATTTGATGAAGAATCAGGAACCTTAAATCCATACATTGGTGGAATTTTAAAATCATTCTCAGGAACTAAAGATAATTTCCAATTTGAAGACGTTGTAATTGGTAAGTTGCTTGCATCATTAAAAGATGGATTAGGAACTAATTTAACAGAGAAAGCTGTTCAAATTAATCCTAATAATCCAAACGAATATTCATTGAATCCGGTTACTTTTGGACAAAATGAAGCTGGTAACACAGTTGTTAGAGCAATTAATATGTTTGATTTAAATGGAAATCCTGTGATAAATGTTCCTTTAAATACTCCATTAACTCAAGCTGAATTAACTTATGTACAAACTAGAATTGCAACTATTCGAAAGAGCTTTCAAGATTTAATTACTCGTACTGTATCTGAAAGTGGTTGAAATACTGGAAATACAATTATTACTGCGGATCCAAAGTTAAACTTAGTAGGATTTTTCAATCGTGTGCACAGCAAAACATTACTTGATAAATACTTATCACGTACTAACCAAGCTGAAATAAATCCAGATTATAATAATATCTTTGCTCAAAACAACACAAGAAATGCATTTGAATATACAGCTATTGATAATAGTAATAATTTAGTGAGTCAAGTTTTTGATTTACTTAATTCAAGTGTTCCGCATTTAAACCAAAGTCAACATAATTTTTCATACTATTATTTATCACAATCTAATAATGTATATGCCTTTGTAGATAAGCAATCAGATAATAATTACGCAATTAAAGCGTCCTATACAATGCCAAGAACTACTTGAAGTGATTTACACATTGAATCATATATAAGACACAATAATTTAATTAATTATTTAGCAAGACAAGGTACTTATATTAATTCACAAATGCAGGTTGCATTCCATGTTAATTTTAGTGGGATATTCACAGGAATGAGAAATGTTAATTCACAAATTAAATATAACTTCTTATTCTTAAATGATAATAATCAATTACAAGATCCAGAATTATTCTTTCAATACTCAAAGAATAAAGAATATGTTGATAAAAACTTTAAAAAGATTGTTTTAAACAACCTTAAAGGACGTTTAACATTAACTAATGGCAAAAGTCTTTATGAAGCTTATCCAGAAGGTAAATTTGCCTTAATTACTGATGCAGGTAAAACTAATAAATCACCAGCATTTACTTCATTAGCTGATTTATTTGAATATATTTCAATTGATTATTCAAAAGCTAAATTAGTTGATGCTGCAACTGAAACATATAATTGAGATATTGATTATGTGAAAACTAAAATTGACTTTGATTTATTTAAAGCTGCAGCTGCTAATGAACAAGGAATTAGTGAGATTTTAAATTATGAACAATTATTAGCTAATGAAATTATGGAACGTTTCATTAAATCTCACCATTTTGGCTTTGTGAAAAATTTCAACCCTGCAAAAGAATTGCTTAATAATAGTGCAATTTTTAGTAAAAGATATGGGGTAACTTTTGATGATCCACAATTTACCCGAAGTTTTGTACTTGATAAAACAGTTACTCCAACTAAAGCGTCTAGTGTAAAAGTTTTTGATGTAAAAGATATTCAAGATATGTTTGTTAAATACGTGCAAGAAAACTTTGGAATAAGTCACCCAGATAAAGTTGAAGAAATTGTTAATAATTTAAATAGTCAAGATTTATGGAGGTTACTTGGTAACTCAATGTGGTTTGACTATCTTGGTATAACTGGAGAAAACCAAGAAATTTACTACTCATTATTTAGTGATGGAAATCCTTCAAGTGATGTTATAAACTATAACTTAACTAGAGTTGAACCTTTAGTTAATGATAAGTTTACCGACTATGTTTACAGCCTTTCTGAAACTTTAACACGTGATTATGTACAAACTACATATATTCCAAGTTGAGATGATTTTGGTGGATTACCTAGTTACGTTAAAGGTGTTAACGAAGCACAAACTGGACTTGATTATGTTATTGATGCAACCAGACTTGCTTTTTGAAAAGATCGTCAAAATAACCAAAAAAGCATTAGTGATTCAGTTTATGCTTTATTAAATGCACAATACCTAGAAAATAAAAAATATGTAACTCAAAAAACTTTTTACCAAAATTTACTAGATCGTAAAGCTGACTACGAAAAATACAAAGAATATGATGATGCAGTATCTAATAATGGAAAACTAGTAAATGGACAAAGAGTTTCCTTTGCTAATGAAGACGAGAAAAAAGAATATGAAAATTTAAGAAATGCTCAATTGGCAAAATTAACTTCAATCGATGCTCAAAGTAGTCTTAAAGCAACATTGGAGCAATTAAGAACCTTAGGAAGAGCTTTACCTGATGCAGAATCATTTATGTCATATGGTGAAACTAGAAATTCTTCATACTTTGGTAATTTATTATCAAAAAACAATGGATACTTTAAAGATCGTTTCCAAAAATTAACTATTGGAATGGAACTTTATGATGATTTAGGAAACGAAGTAATTGATAATACAATCCGTTTAAAAGATTTCGAGGGTAATGCAATAACTTCACGTCCAAAAGCCTTCTTTATCTCACAGTTACTTAATTACGGTGTAGGTTCAAGAAATATCTCTGGAATTTTCCGTCATAGAGGTATGGATGCAGTCGCAATGTATGGTTATATTAAAAATGATTTAGCTTCTAAAGTTAAGTTTGTTAAATTTACTGACTTAGAAACACAAGAAGTTAAATACTTACCAATTAACATTAGCAAAACTAATAATATTTTCTACTTACAAAAACAAGGTGATGCAAATTCAAAAGTTCATCTTGAAGATTTAGGTTATACTTCGTGAGTTTCAGATTATGGAATTATGGGCAAATACCGTGATGCATTATTGCTGCCTAAACATTCATATATTCTTGAATTTGTTGATGAAAAGTATAATTTTGTCGCAAACTTTAGTTTAGGAGACTTAGAAACAATTTCTGAAAATGGTAAAACAAGCTCACAAGCTCCAATTAAAATTACTAACCAATTAGATAACAACAACCAAAAAACTGGTAAAGCAGTTATTTCAATTGATTACCAATTCAATATAACAGGATAG
- a CDS encoding ABC transporter substrate-binding protein, which translates to MKKIKLKNFLLFNLLMAPAAFLASCSPSANNPYEQKLNSSIDYDLGLATEPINNLNYVRYKSVDKILPSLVDSFIKLGPDTNLKRIIKTNNFAMAMVETSQSVNQNGELSADFDDFYKLKNSLKGTNNNGYGLITRSFYEFTNFNLIGGLAKASSTSDVGRTATIYGFRNPKNTSNYMAFTGFLNNKLNRWSNGDYVSAQDLRDYFEYILDLNTGSQKLDEILKFGMRGAEKFINAQKEYLAKYNKNYINPFGRRKYVLNSYNEYVQDHEEKVWQPQIQDQNGNYVDTEDVEKIKQAALEFGFYTGQLYLDYSNETISENLALNPNFDLTKETQTFNISKNGTLQTITLVKNPFVNPYQEYTIDNEGKIKPSYNQLANSENAFTMIFDQNKTPGILFLINNIVTNIYPINRRYVETVAGGIDKYGADPKTFITTGPFLMDPSDVVLGPQGQIILTKNNEYFDAKNTISNKIKIYFSSDRNINTTFFEDGYISQTYIPATKISSYWSSPIYKNFLNKNSGYGTIAYGFNLDAETNGNSYLQDQDLRNAIYYSINRENIIKFVGWDFSFPVNTFTSYGQYKTENGKNIETYFSDLNSKTKDGVEYPLQNYDFVVHLAKNFLFEKTNREDFAYNLNTARFYMGRFKKKYPNLSKLSLRYLNNSSDEQKNAGLFLKESLQIAFGDFIDLELKNLPENTFASYIEEGKYDIIYQNYDKLGGNGAEDYVASFFKDDGINTLSQKTIGFKNNPIGSFGYTDYIVDLLLEKNNLKSNFETFQSLLQAEITKVENIINSTLASEFNQIKNQDDGTRKNNLINNFVKQYSTKLAIDLGTNFKADFVASIIEYLLLNNKNMKLARLKKAYKHFIINTMSIDDIAKATNATKERLNIQQSVSQTAISFDFWKKFIELSFAKNGESLVDYGDRLSAFFSANFTSEEVAQGWTQEYVFVFIGELEKIVRDAAFIIPLMEVDTNWEITRVAGTSSLYRFSLQYAYDYTRPPRPGLPRGRDN; encoded by the coding sequence ATGAAAAAAATAAAATTAAAGAATTTTTTGCTTTTTAATCTTTTAATGGCGCCTGCGGCATTTTTAGCATCTTGTAGCCCTAGTGCTAATAATCCTTATGAACAAAAACTTAACTCATCCATTGATTATGATTTAGGGTTGGCAACTGAACCAATTAATAACTTAAATTACGTTCGTTATAAATCAGTTGATAAGATCTTACCTTCTTTAGTAGACTCCTTTATTAAATTAGGACCAGATACCAACTTAAAAAGAATAATTAAAACAAATAATTTTGCCATGGCTATGGTTGAAACATCTCAATCTGTAAATCAAAACGGTGAATTATCTGCTGATTTTGATGATTTTTACAAATTAAAAAATTCTTTAAAAGGTACCAATAATAATGGTTATGGTTTAATTACACGTTCTTTTTATGAATTTACTAACTTTAACTTAATTGGTGGGCTTGCAAAAGCTTCATCTACTTCTGATGTTGGTAGAACTGCAACTATTTATGGTTTTAGAAATCCAAAAAATACTAGCAACTATATGGCATTTACTGGATTTTTAAATAATAAATTGAACCGATGAAGTAATGGTGATTATGTTAGCGCTCAAGATTTACGTGACTATTTTGAATATATTCTTGATTTAAACACAGGGTCTCAAAAACTTGATGAAATTTTAAAATTTGGGATGCGTGGTGCTGAAAAATTCATTAATGCACAAAAAGAATATTTAGCTAAATATAATAAAAATTACATTAACCCATTTGGTCGTAGAAAATATGTTTTAAATAGCTATAATGAATATGTACAAGACCATGAAGAAAAAGTTTGACAACCACAAATTCAAGATCAAAATGGCAATTATGTTGACACAGAAGATGTTGAGAAAATTAAACAAGCAGCTTTAGAATTTGGGTTTTATACAGGGCAATTATATTTAGATTATTCTAATGAAACAATTAGTGAAAATTTAGCTCTTAATCCTAATTTTGATCTCACAAAAGAAACCCAAACTTTCAATATTTCAAAAAATGGAACTTTACAAACTATAACATTAGTTAAAAACCCATTTGTTAACCCATATCAAGAATATACTATTGATAATGAAGGTAAAATAAAACCAAGTTACAACCAATTAGCTAATTCAGAAAATGCCTTTACGATGATTTTTGACCAAAACAAAACCCCAGGCATTTTGTTCTTAATTAATAATATTGTTACAAATATTTATCCAATAAACCGCCGCTACGTTGAAACTGTGGCTGGTGGAATTGATAAATATGGTGCTGATCCTAAGACATTTATTACAACTGGACCATTTTTAATGGACCCTAGTGACGTTGTTTTAGGCCCACAAGGTCAAATCATTTTAACTAAGAACAATGAATATTTTGATGCTAAAAATACAATATCAAATAAAATTAAAATTTATTTTTCATCAGATCGTAATATTAACACTACTTTCTTTGAAGATGGGTATATTTCACAAACTTATATTCCAGCAACTAAAATTAGTAGCTATTGATCAAGTCCAATTTATAAAAACTTTTTAAATAAAAATAGTGGATATGGAACTATTGCTTACGGGTTTAACTTAGATGCCGAAACAAACGGAAATAGTTACTTGCAAGATCAAGACTTAAGAAATGCAATTTATTATTCAATTAATCGTGAAAATATTATTAAGTTTGTTGGTTGAGATTTCTCATTCCCAGTTAATACTTTTACTTCATATGGTCAATATAAAACTGAAAATGGTAAAAATATCGAAACATACTTTAGTGACTTAAACTCTAAAACAAAGGATGGAGTTGAGTATCCATTACAAAACTATGATTTTGTTGTACACCTTGCTAAAAATTTTTTATTTGAAAAAACGAACCGTGAAGATTTTGCTTATAATTTAAATACTGCGCGCTTTTACATGGGCCGCTTTAAGAAAAAATATCCTAATTTATCAAAACTTTCATTAAGATATTTAAATAATTCTTCAGATGAGCAAAAAAATGCTGGTCTATTCTTAAAAGAATCCTTGCAAATTGCTTTTGGGGATTTTATTGATTTAGAGCTTAAAAACTTACCAGAAAATACTTTTGCTTCCTATATCGAAGAAGGCAAATATGATATTATTTACCAAAACTATGATAAATTAGGTGGAAATGGTGCTGAAGACTATGTTGCTTCTTTCTTTAAAGATGATGGAATCAATACTTTATCACAAAAAACAATTGGATTTAAAAATAACCCAATTGGATCATTTGGTTACACTGATTATATTGTTGACTTATTACTTGAAAAGAATAATTTAAAAAGTAATTTTGAAACATTCCAAAGTTTATTGCAAGCTGAGATAACTAAAGTTGAAAATATTATTAACTCAACTTTAGCATCTGAATTTAACCAGATTAAAAACCAAGATGATGGAACGAGAAAAAATAACCTAATTAATAATTTTGTAAAACAATACTCAACAAAATTAGCAATTGATTTAGGAACTAACTTTAAAGCTGATTTTGTGGCAAGTATTATTGAATATTTATTATTAAATAACAAGAATATGAAATTAGCAAGACTTAAAAAAGCTTACAAACATTTTATAATCAATACTATGTCAATTGATGATATTGCTAAAGCAACAAATGCTACTAAAGAAAGATTAAATATCCAACAATCAGTTAGTCAAACAGCTATTAGCTTTGATTTTTGAAAGAAATTTATTGAGCTTTCATTTGCTAAAAATGGTGAATCATTAGTTGATTATGGAGATCGTTTAAGTGCCTTTTTCTCAGCTAACTTTACTAGTGAAGAAGTTGCTCAAGGATGAACACAAGAATATGTTTTTGTGTTTATTGGAGAACTCGAAAAAATAGTACGTGATGCAGCTTTCATTATTCCATTAATGGAAGTTGATACTAACTGAGAAATTACTAGAGTTGCCGGTACTTCATCATTATATCGCTTCTCATTACAATATGCTTATGACTATACACGTCCACCAAGACCAGGATTACCAAGAGGGAGGGATAATTAA
- a CDS encoding ABC transporter permease, with amino-acid sequence MFNKVVNDLNPIYFAGKRNNDYSLFEKLFSFNSAFAKSLIRFSKIIIEFFIIGLIVITITFFLINAVPGSNSLTAGLDEAARKAIETKYGLNLPIFQRYLNYIAGLFKGEFGISISLFPGREIQDFIWIRFYKSFLVGIFSVVLTVIIGISVGIWVGKNPGGWVDNISTVLVSIFSSVPSIIFALVLVFIGRLVGLPYIFNENNIITYILPALALSLGSIIVYIKYIRTELNRELNSVHAKFAYLKGLSKNRFVWKHALKPALFPIATFFPAVIFGSFIGSIFIEQIFFIPGSGATLLQAIQTKDYNIILFLIMMFTLLTILSYATRDILYEVIDPRVRRRGSGA; translated from the coding sequence ATGTTTAATAAAGTTGTTAATGATTTAAACCCAATTTATTTTGCAGGCAAAAGAAACAATGATTATTCTTTATTTGAAAAATTATTTTCATTTAATTCTGCTTTTGCTAAATCATTAATTAGATTTAGCAAAATCATCATTGAATTTTTTATCATTGGTTTAATTGTTATTACAATTACCTTTTTCTTAATTAATGCTGTTCCTGGATCTAACTCATTAACTGCTGGATTAGATGAGGCAGCTAGAAAAGCAATTGAAACTAAATATGGTTTAAATTTACCTATTTTCCAAAGGTATTTAAATTACATTGCTGGACTTTTTAAAGGTGAATTCGGAATTTCGATTTCTTTATTCCCTGGTCGTGAGATTCAAGATTTTATTTGAATTAGATTTTATAAATCATTCTTAGTTGGAATTTTTTCTGTAGTTCTTACTGTTATAATTGGTATTTCAGTTGGAATATGAGTTGGAAAAAATCCAGGTGGATGAGTTGATAATATTTCTACAGTTTTAGTAAGTATTTTCTCAAGTGTCCCTTCAATTATCTTTGCCTTAGTCTTAGTTTTTATTGGTAGATTAGTAGGTTTACCATATATTTTTAATGAGAATAATATAATTACATATATCTTACCAGCTTTAGCTTTATCGCTTGGTAGCATAATAGTATATATTAAATATATTAGAACCGAGTTAAACCGTGAGCTTAATTCAGTGCATGCAAAATTTGCATATTTAAAAGGTTTATCAAAAAATAGGTTTGTGTGAAAACATGCTTTAAAACCAGCTTTATTCCCAATTGCAACATTTTTCCCAGCAGTAATCTTTGGTTCATTTATTGGAAGTATTTTTATTGAACAAATCTTCTTTATTCCTGGATCAGGAGCAACATTATTACAAGCAATTCAAACTAAAGATTACAATATTATTTTATTTTTAATTATGATGTTTACATTGCTTACAATTTTATCTTATGCAACAAGGGATATTTTATATGAAGTAATTGATCCAAGGGTAAGAAGAAGGGGGTCTGGTGCCTAA
- a CDS encoding ABC transporter permease: MKNRNDLGETNLANLASAPNPLISPFQYQAWKIIGKTIDFSTNQHMNAEAKPFKEFVYRYSKNFAGVFGFVLLVSLILLSLIIPFTTHAPLATDVNNRYLTFNTTDTNGINHILGTDHLGRDLWARLWHGLRYSLSLAIVVTIIEVIIGLAIGIMMGQFEKVDKVFTFIIKIISVVPTILILILMTIVVSPSFWVIALSLSLTSWTGMANQIRAQVKRAKHFEWVSASRVLGTPMTKILFNYIPVILPILITQLVFTIPGVVLSETSLAFIGLAIDDASTLGNLISEGQKQFPAYLRYVFVPSTILILITTSVQLIGASVQDALRRQR, translated from the coding sequence TTAAAAAATCGTAACGATTTAGGTGAAACAAACCTTGCTAATTTAGCAAGTGCACCTAACCCCTTAATTTCACCATTCCAATACCAAGCTTGAAAAATCATTGGTAAGACAATTGATTTTTCAACCAATCAACATATGAATGCTGAAGCAAAACCTTTTAAGGAATTTGTTTACAGATATTCAAAAAACTTTGCCGGAGTCTTTGGATTTGTATTATTAGTAAGCTTAATTTTACTTTCACTAATAATTCCATTTACTACCCATGCGCCTTTAGCAACTGATGTTAATAATCGTTATTTAACTTTTAATACTACTGATACTAATGGTATTAATCATATATTAGGAACTGACCATTTAGGAAGAGATTTATGGGCCAGGCTTTGACATGGACTAAGATATTCTTTATCCTTAGCCATTGTTGTAACAATTATTGAAGTTATCATTGGACTAGCTATTGGTATTATGATGGGACAATTTGAAAAGGTTGATAAAGTTTTTACCTTTATTATTAAAATTATTTCAGTTGTACCAACAATTTTAATTTTAATTTTAATGACTATTGTTGTTAGCCCTAGTTTTTGAGTTATCGCACTTTCTTTATCGTTAACTTCATGAACTGGAATGGCTAACCAAATTAGAGCTCAAGTAAAACGTGCAAAACACTTTGAATGAGTTTCAGCTTCTAGGGTTTTAGGTACCCCTATGACTAAAATCTTATTTAACTACATTCCAGTTATTTTACCAATCTTAATTACACAATTAGTATTTACAATACCTGGAGTAGTACTTTCAGAAACATCACTTGCTTTCATAGGATTGGCAATTGATGATGCTTCAACACTGGGGAACTTAATTTCAGAAGGTCAAAAACAATTCCCAGCATATTTAAGATACGTATTTGTGCCTTCAACTATATTAATATTAATTACAACTAGTGTCCAACTTATAGGAGCTAGTGTCCAAGATGCCTTAAGAAGGCAAAGATAG